The proteins below are encoded in one region of Lycium ferocissimum isolate CSIRO_LF1 unplaced genomic scaffold, AGI_CSIRO_Lferr_CH_V1 ctg8860, whole genome shotgun sequence:
- the LOC132045976 gene encoding uncharacterized protein LOC132045976, translating to MLADAFIKAHDGAKKVQAHKADIFGIAQRDDELLREFVNRFQRERMELPPVPEEWAAQAFTKGLNPRSSTASFKLKENLLEYEAVTWADVHNRYESKIRVEDDQLELPPGPVNLCKGSERSRKNYDPEIRPSRERYRPYSQSEKTSFRPEKSRSGPGQFSGRGDRRTERPSNSRGLSFRSDAGSSATNRDPPRISEYNFSVNTSDLVSAIGRIPEARWPRPLRSDPGQRDPNMICEYHGTHGHRTEDCRQLREEVARLLKNGHLREFLSERAKTHYKERESNKRIEPVEPQHIINMIIGGTDAPRGPVMKRAKVSAVREKRNRDHIPEGSITFDNEDAKASFNHGAKCPT from the coding sequence atgctcgcggatgcgttcataaagGCTCATGATGGAGCCAAAAAGGTCCAGGCCCATAAGGCGGATATTTTCgggatagcccaaagggatgatGAATTACTGCGGGAATTCGTCAATcgtttccaaagggaacggatggaactCCCTCCGGTTCCGGAAGAATGGGCTGCACAAGCATTCACCAAAGGGCTTAATCCCCGAAGTTCGACGGCCTCgttcaaactaaaggaaaatttaCTGGAATACGAGGCTGTGACCTGGGCAGACGTGCACAACAGATACGAGTCCaagattcgggtggaggatgatCAGCTCGAACTTCCTCCGGGTCCGGTAAATCTATGTAAAGGATCTGAGAGGTCTAGAAAAAATTATGACCCAGAGATACGGCCATCGAGGGAAAGATACCGGCCGTATTCTCAATCAGAGAAAACAAGCTTCAGACCGGAGAAGTCGAGGTCTGGTCCCGGTCAATTCTCCGGCAGAGGAGATAGAAGAACCGAGCGTCCATCAAATAGCCGAGGGTTGTCGTTTAGAAGTGATGCCGGAAGTTCGGCAACTAACAGGGACCCACCAAGGATATCAGAATATAACTTTAGTGTCAACACCTCGGACCTTGTCTCGGCCATAGGTCGCATTCCAGAAGCAAGGTGGCCGAGACCATTGAGGTCGGATCCCGGCCAACGGGACCCGAACATGATTTGTGAATACCATGGAACTCACGGTCACAGAACTGAAGACTGTCGCCAACTAAGAGAAGAGGTGGCTCGTTTACTGAAAAATGGGCACCTTCGTGAATTCCTGAGTGAGCGGGCAAAAACCCACTACAAGGAAAGGGAGTCGAACAAACGGATTGAACCGGTAGAGCCTCagcatataatcaacatgataatcgggggTACAGATGCTCCTAGAGGGCCGGTAATGAAGCGCGCCAAGGTTTCCGCTGTTCGTGAAAAGCGCAACCGGGATCATATACCCGAGGGCTCCATCACTTTCGACAACGAGGATgcgaaggcatcattcaaccat